The sequence CAAATGTAGTATTTGAAGATGTTTGGAAAGAGGGAGACGACAAAATTTTAGAAGAGCAGCTTATAAAACTTGCGGATTATGTAATTGAAAATGAATTATATGATAAAGGATTTTACTGTTCATTTTTTGATGAATCAATAGGTTTTCCGTATACCGAAGAAGATATAAGCAGAACCTACTGTGGGGCAGGGAAAATGATATCTTTCAACCCGAGTGGTAATATCTATCCATGCTTAAGATATTATGGACATTCGTTGAATAACCATAAAGAATGGGTACTTGGGAATTTGAAGGATGGGGTTGACATGGAAAAAGTCCGTCCTTTCGTTTTATCCACAAACAGAATTCAAAGCGATGAAGAATGTTTGAATTGTGAAATCGCCACGGGTTGTGCATTTTGCCAGGGGTTTAACTATGATGAAGCGCCTACTCCCACAAATTTTTATAGAGCAAAATATATCTGTAAAATGCACAAGGCAAGAGTTAGGGCAAATGACCATTATTTTTCAAAGCTTTATAATCTTTGTGATATAGAAAGAAGTAACGGACAAGCTTTAAAAAAACAAATTTATTTCTTATTATCCGATGACTATGTGACTTATTGTTCATATAAAAACGAAAGTAAAACCGATAATATTATGGAAGAAGATGAAATCATAAGTGGCCTAAAATTTGCACGACAAAACTTTTTAAGACCCGTATTTGTGCATTCAAATAATAGTTTTGACTTTAAGAATATAAAGGAATATTTAAATTATGATATTCTGCACATAGTTCCAGCAAAGTTTTGTGAAACTGCAAAAGAAATTGGCCTAAAGAGGATTTTACCAGTTTATGATTTGGAGAGTGTAAAAAAATCGGATTCATTTCAAGAGAATATAATATTAAATATAAATTCAGATGAAATAGAGGAATTATCGGAATGTCTAAAAACATTGTTTAAAAATTGTAATCGTATAAACCTTAACATAATAGGACTTGATAAAAATTTTAACGAAGAAGTATATCGTTTCCAAATGAAAAAAATAAGCAAATTTTTAATTGAGGAATTGGGAAATAACGGAGTTTTAAAAGAACTTAATTTACTTACAGATACAATTTTTCTTGACAAACATGAAAATTGTATGGCTGGAGAAAACGATTTCATCGTGTCTTCGAAAGAAAAAATTTATACTTGTTGTGCGGAATATTCAAATAACCCTGATGAATTTATAGGCGATTTGGAAAGGGGAATTTTTAAAGATTACTCAAAAAGATTATATGAAATAAAAAATAGCAACTTATGCAGAATTTGCGATGCATATCAATGTAAAAACTGTGTATATATCAACAAATTATATACAAATGAGGTCAATGTTTCACCATCTTTTCAATGCAGAAAAAGTCATATAGAAAGAGATATATCAATTGACATTTTAGAAAAACTAAAGATTTTATC is a genomic window of Acidilutibacter cellobiosedens containing:
- a CDS encoding radical SAM peptide maturase, CXXX-repeat target family encodes the protein MERKEYTFGKTIGGWRSDKSQTVTFIVTEDCNLRCKYCYVTHKSSDKRMNFETAKRFVNYLLNSDDLRYSEALILEFIGGEPFLEVELIDQICDYFKITAFKLNHDWYWNYRISICTNGVNYSNPAVQNFINKNRNKISVTISLDGTKEKHDLNRVFPDGSGSYDTINKNLNLWLSQFRGTTKSTFASQDLPLLYESIISLWNKGINEVSANVVFEDVWKEGDDKILEEQLIKLADYVIENELYDKGFYCSFFDESIGFPYTEEDISRTYCGAGKMISFNPSGNIYPCLRYYGHSLNNHKEWVLGNLKDGVDMEKVRPFVLSTNRIQSDEECLNCEIATGCAFCQGFNYDEAPTPTNFYRAKYICKMHKARVRANDHYFSKLYNLCDIERSNGQALKKQIYFLLSDDYVTYCSYKNESKTDNIMEEDEIISGLKFARQNFLRPVFVHSNNSFDFKNIKEYLNYDILHIVPAKFCETAKEIGLKRILPVYDLESVKKSDSFQENIILNINSDEIEELSECLKTLFKNCNRINLNIIGLDKNFNEEVYRFQMKKISKFLIEELGNNGVLKELNLLTDTIFLDKHENCMAGENDFIVSSKEKIYTCCAEYSNNPDEFIGDLERGIFKDYSKRLYEIKNSNLCRICDAYQCKNCVYINKLYTNEVNVSPSFQCRKSHIERDISIDILEKLKILSEKIELPPIREIKKKDYLDPIYKFSDNIENLIGYYKYNR